Part of the Anopheles gambiae chromosome 3, idAnoGambNW_F1_1, whole genome shotgun sequence genome is shown below.
AGGGCATCAGTTCTGGAGTCAGGACTCCTTTACTGTTCATGTCACCCTTTGTCCTTTTCATATTCCCTTCCTCCTTCCCCCTCCTTATTACTTGTCTTTCGTAAAGTTTTGTTTACATGTCTAATTGTGTAGTGCCACCTGTACGAAGCATGACCGTTGGACGAAGCGCGTAAACAGTAGCTATGTACGTCTTTCAAAGCCACCAGAGTTCACGCAAATACGGAACACCGACCCCCACAAGATGCCATTGAGACGGATCACATGACCAGAGACTACTCAACTACAACCAGCATACAATTACAATAGTCAGCACAATAACAATAGCCCTGGAACCTACAAGCGCAACTAAACAACAGTCCCACATACACCTATAAGAACTGCAATAAACCGGAAATATTGAATCATAATTGTTAACCGTCGTCAACCGAGTATGTCTGGTATAAGACAGGTCGCAAGGAGGAAATACCTTGATGTAGAATAACGTAAATCAACATTATTGGGCTGAAAATACGGCTATATACGTGCCGTTATAATGgaagaaataattaaataaataatgtactTACCTACTTGTAGTATCGTGCTATAGCGGTTAAATGCACGACGTGCGACCATTTTGGATTCAAATCTCGTAATGGAACGTATCCCACAGGACTCCATTTATCCCTGTGAACAGCTTCAGATGACTTTATGGGCTAAATCCTCCGGTATTGTAAGCATGACATGGCCATCACACTGGAACCTAAGGACTCTGGAACCAATTGTAGCAATTACAAGAACGTACGGCTTATAGCACTTATCAACTGCTCCAGGGtctcaagcgacgaacccagAACTAGTTCAACATCTGCTCCTGATCCTTCAACTTTTCTCTTCAGCCACCAATCTCGTACTAAACTTCAAGATTGATTCCCCATGTGTACTACGATGAAATTTACGATGAAAATTGTTTTACCTCAGATACATCCATTGGTAACTAGATTGAAATTAAAAGAACAGGCGGCAAACAATGggcacaaataaaaatatactaAAATTTGGTCTTCTTATCcttaattcatttatttatcttttgttACATTCGTCCTTCATCATACCCAATCATCCTCGTACACTGGCCCCGCTTGTCCACTAACCCTACAAGTAGAGCGAGGCAGCAAACACGATATCACGCTTCAGCAACCGGATCGCTTCGGAGAACTTATTCTCCAGATCCGTGTTGCCGATCGTTTTCGACGCCTGCACCATCTGGCgcagcagctcctccagcCGGCGCATACAGCGAATGATGGAGCCCTCGAAGATGTCCGTCATCTTGCAGAGCTGCGCGAACGAGGCGCCCTTGCACCAGCACAGTACCACATCCATCAGGAACGGTTTGAACGACTCCACGTAGCGCTCCTCGTCCACCTCCACCTTGCACTCGTTCGACACCTTCGCAATGCGCCGCGCCAGATCCTGCATCTGCCGCAGCGGACCGGACAGCTCGTGGGTCGCGGCCGGCATTTCGCTGCTCTTCTCATCACACACGAAGCAGCTCAGCAGGGCGCACGATTGCGACGGCGTCAGGTCGGTAAACGTACCGTTAAACACCATCTCGGTGATGAGCAGCTCGTCCGCGCAGCTCAGCTCGCACGCAACGCGCCCCTTGAACTCGATCACGTCCGCCGCCGTACAGTAGCCCAATCGTCGCAGCACCCGCTTCCGGTGCTTCAGCTCGCTCATCTGCAGCAGGCTGCGCGCTTCACGCAGCGCATTCTTCTCGTTGCGCAGCTCCTTCTCCAGCTCCAGCTTGCTCATGTACTGCGCGTACAGCCGCTCGAGCCCGGCCGACTCGTGCAGCGGGTGAGCGAACAGGCGCTTCTCGAACTTGTCGATCATGTCCACTATGCCCTGGAACTCCTTCTCCTTGATGTGCATATCGGTGATCGGGTTCAGCAGTGGCGGACCCTGCGGGAAACGCTTCTTCACCTCCTCGATCGTTTTCAGCACCGAGCGGCGATTGTCCGCCGGGCGCAGATCGTTCGGGTAGTAAACGCGCAGCGAGCTAATGCGCGACACGAGCTTGTGCAGCACCGGAACGACCTCGACCGAGCCGCGCTTGCCCGGTGGGCACGGTTTCGGGATGCCCTCCTTCTCGAACCCGTCGGCCACGTGCAGCAACACATCGATCACCACCTTCTGCTCCGTCTTGAGTGGATTCTGCTTCGAGTCGGCGTTCTCCTTCTTAAAGTTCACGATGATGCCCCACTCGAACTCTCCCGCGTCCGATTGAATCTTTATCATGCGGCCCGGCTGCAGGAACGGCACCAAATAGACCGGCCGCGTGATGTACTCGCGGAACTCCTGCCCCAGCCGATCGAGCTGCTCCCGCACGTGGTGGTACGAGATGATCGACTGCTCGTCCTTGATCTCTACCGCCAGCAGTTGCTTCTGTTTCTTCTGCACGCGCTTGTAAATTTCCGGTATGGACGATTGGTTCTGAAACTGGAAGAACGACCGTTCCAGCATGTACTCCGGGTTGATCTCTTCCACGCGCAGCAAGTTCAGCACCATGTTGTACGTCAGGTGGAACGCGGAATTGATCGGATCCGCCCGGCCCTGCACAATGTCCTTGCCGACCGCGGGCGACACGGCCTCGTCGATCATCAAGATGACGATACCCTTGTCGTCCAGGCCGCGTCGTCCCGCCCGGCCCGACATCTGGATGTACTCGCCCGACGTCACCCAGCGGAAGTCCTTGCCGTCGAACTTGCGCGGGCTAGTGAACAGCACCGTGCGGGCCGGCATGTTCAGCCCCATCGCGAACGTTTCCGTCGCAAACAGTGCCTTTATCAACCCTTCGCCAAACAGGATTTCAATCGTTTCCTTCAGTATGGGCAACAATCCACCGTGATGGATGCCGATGCCGCGGCGCAACAGTGGCAGCACATTCTCCACCTGCGGTAGCTGACGATCCTCCTCCGTCAGCACGTCCATCGCGTTGTTAAACACCTCGTCCACCAGCTTCTTCTCCGTGCTCGAGTTAAAGTCCAGCTTGGCCATCTGCATCGCGTACACCTCGCAGTCCTTCTTGCTGAACGAGAATATGATGACCGGCGCAAAGCTGCGCTCCATGATCATCTTCACAATCTTGAAGATGTTCGTTTCACCCGCATTCGAAGCCTTCAGGCCACCCTTCCTGCCCTTCTGGTCACCCTTGGCCGCTTCGCCCGCCGTTTGCAGCACATTCATTGCCGTGTTAAAGTTGTCCTCCTTAAACTGGCCCCGCTCGTCCACCACCAGGTGTATCCCGTCGCCACCGGCCGGAAACAGGTAGTGCTGCAGCGGCGTCGGCCGATAGTCCGTGTACACCACGTGGCACGGCTGCTTGTGCAGATGGCACACCCACTCGGCGAACTGGCGCGCATTCGGTATCGTGGCGGACAGAAACACGTAATGCACATTGTCCGGCAGCAGGATCAGCGTTTCCTCCCACACCACGCCCCGCTCTTTGTCGCGCATGTAATGGATTTCGTCGAATATCACCCAACCGACCTCGCGCATAATCTCCGACCCACGGTACAGCATGTTGCGCAGAATTTCCGTCGTCATGATCAGGCACGAGGCGCTCGGATTGATCGTCACGTCGCCCGTCACCAGACCGACGTCCTTGAACTCTTCGTGAAACTCGCGATACTTTTGGTTGGAAAGGGCCTTAATCGGGGTGGTGTAGATGACGCGCTGCTTGTCCGCGAGCGATTTCGCGATCGCGTACTCGGCCACCACCGTCTTGCCGGCGGACGTGTGGGCCGACACCAGCACGGACTGATTGTTCTCGATGCACAGGATCGCTTCCTTCTGGAACGGATCCAGCACGAAGGCGTACTCTTTCGCCGGTTTACCGGTGGCCGGTGCGAGCGGCATGTACTTCTGGTCCGGGTAAACGGCCACCTCGTGTGTGCATGCCTCCGGCGACTGTATCGTGTGTACCTTGATGCGACTTTCAATGTTGTCCAAGCTGCAGAAGCATAATAGCATGGTGTTACAAAACGAACGATTTCATGCCGGCAGAGTGTCACTTACTTGATATCGTCCAGTATCGATTCCACCTTTGCCTTTTTCGCCACCTGTTCCTCGTCGCTCAGCACATCCACCACCTCTAGCTCACGCTTAGGAGCTGCAGTTGTTGACTCTCTAAAAACAGTCATTTGCAATTTAACCAAACTCATGCTCATGGTTCAACGCGGTCGAAACAAACCTTTTCTTGCTGGTCGCCGCATCGTTGCTTGGCTGCTTGGCCGGTGCCGAGGACGCTGGTTCGACCACCGGCACGGGCCcattgtcgtcgtcgttctgCTCGTCAAACACACTGAACAAATCGTCCACATTCGACATCTTCGGGTTGCGCTTTTTACACGATAAAACGTACACTTTTTTGCACACAGATTTATTAATACAACTTGGGAGGGAAGGAAATTTCAACCTTATCCTGGTGCAGAAGCGTGTAGAATACAGCGTACGCACGTGCGAtggttgttgatgttgatatGTTTGCCCCTTTCGTCGAACTGACAGATTGGAAACCAAAGAAGGAAATGATAAAGCAAGAATGAACGCGCGGATGACAAACTTTTGTGAAGTTAAAATGACAGTTGAATCATTTATATTTCTTGTTTAATTACTGAAGcagattgtttttattatacGAAATTAGTCGTTTAGCGAAAAATATATACTATTTAAATAATACCAGCAAAATAAGTGTCcattaaataagaaaaaaatacatagctTGAGCCTTTAGCAATCCTTTTGATCATATTAAGATAAATTTCACCATATTGCGTTATAGAGCCTTTCGCACAAATGCAGATCATTGactattttcataaaataaatattttttttgacaaGAACGTACTTTTATATGATGCTAGATGACATCAATATCAAGGAGTTAATAAGGCTGGTACCAACCATGCTAAGAAATgccaaaacaaattaaatatcaCTATCCATCCATAACCAGGTCCCACGCAAGAGGAAAATATGCCAACATCGTAAATACCCTCTACTCCCCTCCCAATTGTTACCCTTTCCCTCGCCCACCCAGCGCCCATTGCccagaaataaaacacattcgttttgttttgtatgacTATTACAACTCCTATCGCAAATTTGAGTTGTTCGCTTTGCAATCTCTGCCTTGAAATCGTTCCTTAACTCATTTTATtaatagtattattattatcatactCAAGAATGctaatttgtttgttgtaaTTACTTGTTATATATCGATCATGCAAATATGTTACCATTTTGCgatttgcttttgttgtttgcttgtttgctctctctcttcataTCATGCTTTCACAAgcatgtgttgttgttttttttttcaattaccttttgttctcttttgttttatgtgaCTGTGATttgctgttcttttttgtttcgtatcttttttgttttctcttcttttggttcatcttttttttaaagagattgtggatgtttttttgctcttacTTTGCATCTCACAGttcattcttttctttctttcttttcatttttttcgtgtgttttgCCAAATCCAggatggtgtttttttcgtttggctTAAACTTAAAAGCTACTACAATTCGTACGCTTACGTTTCGAGGACCAATCGCGCCACCTACTAACTTGTTGGTATGATCATCGCCCGAAATCGCACGATACGGAGGATTACAACTGCTGCTTGAGGAGATACGTCTTATTCCTTTTAACCAGTGGGTGTAGTAATCGCTTCGTATTGTAATTCGAACGACGACATACAAAAGCAAACGAGGCGCAGTTGGTCTTACAATTGCTTTACAATTTAACCGCATCATCATTCGGTATCGTTCGCTTGATTGGTTTAATCACTCGACGGATTCACATGCAGTGTTACTTGGTAAAACGCAGACGCACTTGatcgcttctctctctctctctctctctctctctctgataAACCAATTACAAAAATTGGGGAAGGTTTTCTTTACATCACACAACAGCTACTTCTATCTAGTTCTTGCCTTTCAAGTGCTCGTTTTGTTacgtacttttttttttaaacacaacTCCGATAGCTTCTAACGACAACATTGATTCGTGTgttatattattttgttttgcgcacACCAGCGCAAACGTTTGGTTGACGTTCGGTGCCCAGCGCGCACAACTGCCGAACGCAATTTAAAATGGCTCACAAATCATagcttaaaaaaaggaaaagaaaggacGAAAGGAAGAATGCAACAGTCGGCAGTGTACTGCTACTGTATCGATACGTCCATcataaaacaaccaaacacgcGGCAGCTAATGATATCAAGCGCTTACACGCATGGTGGTAGTTTCCCTCATCCGCGCCTTAAATCCGAACCAAAAGCAAAAGATAAAACATCCGAGAGATCGCGCAGATCGCAAAATAAAGCAACtgattttcattaaaacaaacacaataaaagTAATCATCTATTTTCCTAATCGACTGTGGGGGGTGTGGCCACTCCTCTTGCCTGTGCCAATttcaaaccaacaaacaaaagaaccCACACTGTTATGCGTTATACAGCATATGCATATTCCTACTTCGTAACCGATTGCGCCCACTTTCTACTGCTAAAAAAAGACTTGGCCACTCTAACAAACCACAAAGAAACACGCCCAAGCATTGAAAGAGCATTAATTATCGTCCAATTaatataataacaaaataaacgcTTCAATCTAAAAATGAACGAAGTTAACGACGATTGTAAGGTAGTGGATTTTAGCATTTTAAAAAAAGCGGGGGGTTTcacacacgcaacacacggcacggcacacgcacactctgCTAATTCCTATCGAAAACGGGAACGAAAAACCCTAACCGAATGGAAATTTACAGTTCCATCTTCACGCCCCGGTAGGTGTCGTTTTCCCGCTGCCCCTTAGCGGCGCCAGGAACGTTCCGGCTCGATgtcgtcctcttcctcctcctcctccaccatgATCGGCATCTCGATCAGCTCGTCCGTCTCGGTCAGCGTTTCCATCGAGGAGGAGTGCAGCTGGTCGGCCGCACTGCCACCGCTGCCGAGCCCCATCCGGTCCGCCCCGTCACTGTCGTGCTGCTTCAGGGACGCACCGTCCCCACCGtcgctgctgccactgctagAATGGACGAGCGGATTGCCGTCGCCCCGGCCGCCCTGCTCCTTACCGGAGTCGGCCGTTGTCGCCGTCGTGCCCGCTCCACCAGCCGATGCGCCGGCGAGGGATGCCGCcgccggtgccggtgccgctgccgccaccgtcgTCTGCCACACTATCGTGAGCGTTTTCTTGTTAAATAGCTTACCGCGCGCGAGTGCCTTCTCCGCCACCGGTCGCGTGCTGAACCCGATCGTCAGCGACGGTTCCGCCTTGTCGAGCTGGTGCTTCGTCACCTCGCCGAACTGCTTGAAATGGTCCAGCAGCGAGTCCGCCTCCTCCTCGACGAACCCGGTGATCAGGATGGTCGTTGGGCGGCGATCGACGCTGGTCGAGCCGGGCGGTGCTACCCGCCCAACGGGACCGCCCTTGCGCCCACCACCGCCGTACGGTCCCTTCTGACCGGGCGCGATcgttgccgctgccgccgccgccaccgccggacCGTCCGGCGTGCGGAACGTGCGCGTTTCCTGCGCAATCTGCTCCAGCTCCGCGTCCAGCATCTCCTTGTCGTGCTGCTCCTTCGTCTTGTGCTTCGGGCCGTGGGGCCCGGGGCCGCGCGCCGTGTTCGCCTTCAGCAGCTGGTGGTCCTGCTCGATCTCCTTGCGCAGATTGTTGATCTTCACCTGCAGCTCATCGAGCGACTCCTTCAGCTGCGGTCGGCGCGGATCGCTCACCTCGTACGTCACGATCAGCTCCAGCAGCTTACGCTGCTCCTTCAGGTACCCGTCCATCAGGAACACCTTCCGCTCGTTGATGCCCTTGGTGAACTGTTCCTGCCGCTTGCGCAGCATTTCGTTTTGCGCACGGTTGCTGCCCTTGTTGCCGCCGACGCCACCACCCTGCAACGGCGCGCCCGTACCGGGGCTGATGTACTTGTTCGCGTTATTGCCACCGTGTGCTTTCGGGCCTcctggttgctgctgttgctgcggtgCGAGATTCTCGTTCCCGTTTGCCAACGGGTTCGCGTCGTCCTTCGCCTGGAGCGTTTTGCCGCCTGCCACGATCGGGCCGGTCTGTGTCGTGCCGGTCGCACCCGCCGAGCTCagattgttgttgatgctgtaCTGGTTCGGGTACGTCCTCCGCAGCGAGTGTTCCGTCTTTGCCGACGCCGTAATGGCCGGCTGATCACCGCCCGCCGGTGGCGTGTGCCAAAACACCTTAATAAACCGATTGTTCAGCACGGCCTCTGTACTCCGGTACGCGACGTTCGCTTCCGCGTGCGACGAAAACGTCACAATTGCCGCCTCCGGATCGTTATCGTACCGGATCTGAATGTTGGTAATCTTCCCGAACTTCGAAAAGTGATCGTTCAGGTGCGATATCTCGTTCAGCCCGCGCGGAATCTTGCGCAGCTCCAGCGAGCAGTTGTGCTGCGTGTTCATCATCTGCATCGAGCCGGGGCCGCCCGGGCCGCCACCGTGTCCACCGCCCGGCCTTGGTCCGTGCCGGTTGTGCATCGGCATCTTGCGCTTGCCGCCACCGCCCATCATCATGGGCCCGGCGTCCGCGATGGCGACCGCATCCTCCGGCTCGAACCGATTGCTGCGATGGTCGGCCGACACATCGCCGCCCTTGTTCGCGTCCACCACCGGCACGGAGATCAGTTCGCGCTGCAGCGGCGTCGCACCGATCGGATTGCCCGCAAAGCCACCGCCGCCCTGCATCGGGAAGCCGGGCGACACGCCCCGGAACTGTACACCCATACCACCCGGTCCCGGTCCGCCGCGGGGTCCAAATCCTCCGCCGCCGAGGCGCTGGGCCAGCGCGGGTCGTATACCGGTCGccacgccgccgccgccgccgcctccacCCATCCCCGGTGGTCCCTGCTGCACGTTCGGGTGTTTGTTCCACAGGGCGGGCGCATCCGGACTGTACTCAGCCGCAATCGGGCCGCGGATCTGTGCAATCATGGCCGGATTGTTCAGACCTTCTAGCACGAGCGGATCGGCCCCGTGATCCCAGGGGCAGGTTTCGCCGCGCATACAGTACCCTTTCTCGTCGAAGTCGCGGCACCGCTGACGCTTCACCGAACCTCCTCCACCGCCCAGCGGGACGGCCGTTGCTGCTCCTCCCTCACCCGCCGCCGCATTCAGCACGCGATCGAGCGCTCCGGCGGACGGTGGCGGTACGGGTGCGACCGTCGGTACTACCCCGCCGACGGGAATGATCGGCACACCGCCCGTAACGCCGGGCGGTCCAACCAGCGCCGACACCGGATTGACTACGGCCACTCCATCCACCACCATACCGCCACCGGCCGATGCCACCGTGTCACCCGCCACCAAAGCACCACCCACCgctcgggctgctgctgctactgctgcctgACGGACCGGCGTCATCGAGCGGGCCATCTTTCGACGGTCCGAGTTCGGTGACGGCGAACGGCTGCGCGAGTGCGAACGGATCCTTTGCGAGCGGCTGCTGCCTACACcgttgccgccgccgctgccactGCTACCACCGCCTCCCGACGATGCTGCATTCGTGCCGGCGCCCGATCCTGCCATCGTGCCACTGGCATTCGGACCGCTGTTGCGCCGATCACTGTACCCCTTCCGCTCGTACCGACGGAACGAATCGCTTCCGCGCAGCGGCGACTTGTTGCGGTACGAGGACGAACGGCTTCCGCCGGACTTTGAATCATTACCGCTGCCACCGAGGCTGCCACCTccagcaccaccgccacgAGGACGCTGCTGCAGTTCGCGCGAGCGGGATCGACGCGTATCTCGCGGCCGCTCGAACGATCGCGACCGGGACCGGGAGCGGCTGCGCGATCGATTCTGCGTCCGGCGGCTTCGGcgggtgttgttgctgctgctgctgctctctttACCCTGCGGGATGGAAAAGAAATGTGAGGAACAGATTTAGTAAACACCATACATCTATTCAAAGCTTTTAACACACTGTTGCGCACGTGCACACTGCGCACAGCGGCATATGTTGATGCGTACAAATAAAAGCACATCCGTTCGCAGCGCAGCTGCTGCTTTCATCATTGCTCAAATCATTAAACGAAGAGAATAAATACACATTCCATCGTCACCACTGTTGGTACATACATACACGGTCTTCTGCCACGGTAAATAAACGCAAAACTATCAGTCCATCCCTCCCGCCGGCGGGTCGGGTCAACAAAAACCGTGGGTCTTAATCTCCCTTTTCCCCGAGCAGTGAGCGTTTGAAATACGTAACACAGAAGTGGATgaatgatgctgctgcgggcAGGTTCGAACAAGTTCATGCACGATGTACGCCCCAGCGGCGAGGTGCGCGCGCAGTCATCAACGCGCGCCATCCATTGGGAGGGAACCATACCGAGGAGCAATGGCAATCCCACACGTAAATAGGATGATTGCACCGCcgtcgttgctgctgcggtaATGGCGTTTGCTATAATATTCTATGCCGTAGTTGGATTTTGGTGCTACCCACGtgattgtaattttaaaaagcataaaaaacaaatgatgCCACGCAATTAAATAATTTGAGTTCATTTTCATCGAGGCAGCAATTGATTGGGAGAAATATTGATCGTTAGCGATGATCTTCTATTTGCTACAAGCATACGCCATACATCCTCggataaaaaaacaattcaaaatatgcaaaattcatctcagaataaaaaaacaatttcacacacacatcaccatCTCCCTGCTCTAGACACACAGCAATTACGCACTC
Proteins encoded:
- the LOC1278973 gene encoding exosome RNA helicase MTR4, whose amino-acid sequence is MSNVDDLFSVFDEQNDDDNGPVPVVEPASSAPAKQPSNDAATSKKRESTTAAPKRELEVVDVLSDEEQVAKKAKVESILDDINLDNIESRIKVHTIQSPEACTHEVAVYPDQKYMPLAPATGKPAKEYAFVLDPFQKEAILCIENNQSVLVSAHTSAGKTVVAEYAIAKSLADKQRVIYTTPIKALSNQKYREFHEEFKDVGLVTGDVTINPSASCLIMTTEILRNMLYRGSEIMREVGWVIFDEIHYMRDKERGVVWEETLILLPDNVHYVFLSATIPNARQFAEWVCHLHKQPCHVVYTDYRPTPLQHYLFPAGGDGIHLVVDERGQFKEDNFNTAMNVLQTAGEAAKGDQKGRKGGLKASNAGETNIFKIVKMIMERSFAPVIIFSFSKKDCEVYAMQMAKLDFNSSTEKKLVDEVFNNAMDVLTEEDRQLPQVENVLPLLRRGIGIHHGGLLPILKETIEILFGEGLIKALFATETFAMGLNMPARTVLFTSPRKFDGKDFRWVTSGEYIQMSGRAGRRGLDDKGIVILMIDEAVSPAVGKDIVQGRADPINSAFHLTYNMVLNLLRVEEINPEYMLERSFFQFQNQSSIPEIYKRVQKKQKQLLAVEIKDEQSIISYHHVREQLDRLGQEFREYITRPVYLVPFLQPGRMIKIQSDAGEFEWGIIVNFKKENADSKQNPLKTEQKVVIDVLLHVADGFEKEGIPKPCPPGKRGSVEVVPVLHKLVSRISSLRVYYPNDLRPADNRRSVLKTIEEVKKRFPQGPPLLNPITDMHIKEKEFQGIVDMIDKFEKRLFAHPLHESAGLERLYAQYMSKLELEKELRNEKNALREARSLLQMSELKHRKRVLRRLGYCTAADVIEFKGRVACELSCADELLITEMVFNGTFTDLTPSQSCALLSCFVCDEKSSEMPAATHELSGPLRQMQDLARRIAKVSNECKVEVDEERYVESFKPFLMDVVLCWCKGASFAQLCKMTDIFEGSIIRCMRRLEELLRQMVQASKTIGNTDLENKFSEAIRLLKRDIVFAASLYL
- the LOC1278974 gene encoding zinc finger protein swm; amino-acid sequence: MFINNTEALKVWLTAVLEPLCDADPAALARYVLALLKKDKPEKDLIVSMKEQLDVFLSEETQPFLDRLFRVIKSEEYLKCAPAPAVPAAPAVVSNGATVGAVPSSTTSSGSSTAQAQAASTTPAGASANHHHAEEVTSSSRTTIKREFTPPLQESSSSGTGGRSSKSVASSAGSNYSSAAGSGGVTATSGSITSERSTSSSHHHHHHHSGGGGGTSERSEKGRGSETTSSSGAPSVSSSSGGGGTLGGGASSQKSSSTHHQQHSPIKGSGKDDHGKESSSSSNNTRRSRRTQNRSRSRSRSRSRSFERPRDTRRSRSRELQQRPRGGGAGGGSLGGSGNDSKSGGSRSSSYRNKSPLRGSDSFRRYERKGYSDRRNSGPNASGTMAGSGAGTNAASSGGGGSSGSGGGNGVGSSRSQRIRSHSRSRSPSPNSDRRKMARSMTPVRQAAVAAAARAVGGALVAGDTVASAGGGMVVDGVAVVNPVSALVGPPGVTGGVPIIPVGGVVPTVAPVPPPSAGALDRVLNAAAGEGGAATAVPLGGGGGSVKRQRCRDFDEKGYCMRGETCPWDHGADPLVLEGLNNPAMIAQIRGPIAAEYSPDAPALWNKHPNVQQGPPGMGGGGGGGGVATGIRPALAQRLGGGGFGPRGGPGPGGMGVQFRGVSPGFPMQGGGGFAGNPIGATPLQRELISVPVVDANKGGDVSADHRSNRFEPEDAVAIADAGPMMMGGGGKRKMPMHNRHGPRPGGGHGGGPGGPGSMQMMNTQHNCSLELRKIPRGLNEISHLNDHFSKFGKITNIQIRYDNDPEAAIVTFSSHAEANVAYRSTEAVLNNRFIKVFWHTPPAGGDQPAITASAKTEHSLRRTYPNQYSINNNLSSAGATGTTQTGPIVAGGKTLQAKDDANPLANGNENLAPQQQQQPGGPKAHGGNNANKYISPGTGAPLQGGGVGGNKGSNRAQNEMLRKRQEQFTKGINERKVFLMDGYLKEQRKLLELIVTYEVSDPRRPQLKESLDELQVKINNLRKEIEQDHQLLKANTARGPGPHGPKHKTKEQHDKEMLDAELEQIAQETRTFRTPDGPAVAAAAAATIAPGQKGPYGGGGRKGGPVGRVAPPGSTSVDRRPTTILITGFVEEEADSLLDHFKQFGEVTKHQLDKAEPSLTIGFSTRPVAEKALARGKLFNKKTLTIVWQTTVAAAAPAPAAASLAGASAGGAGTTATTADSGKEQGGRGDGNPLVHSSSGSSDGGDGASLKQHDSDGADRMGLGSGGSAADQLHSSSMETLTETDELIEMPIMVEEEEEEDDIEPERSWRR